In Leishmania braziliensis MHOM/BR/75/M2904 complete genome, chromosome 18, the following proteins share a genomic window:
- a CDS encoding amastin-like surface protein produces the protein MTWNLALLLYLILQFFAFFFVLVATPLDVFHFKDIRNFTRRMCVTLWGFQLNCTSTRYDNSNDGLWRNCHNRRDRFRALQAFALISIFVYGAAFVMGVIMLFCCRWLRWVCLALNIVGAVTVLIVWLGIAVTFYKRDGERCPGMNTVSTYGAGFALFLLAWILNIANIVILLLLSLYENSSETVSTEERKSQPGE, from the coding sequence ATGACGTGGAATCTCGCCCTTCTGCTCTACTTGATCTTACAGTTCTTCGCGTTCTTCTTTGTGCTGGTGGCTACGCCTCTCGATGTATTTCACTTCAAGGATATTCGGAACTTTACGCGCCGCATGTGCGTCACCTTATGGGGTTTCCAACTGAACTGCACCAGTACAAGGTACGACAATTCAAATGATGGATTGTGGCGTAACTGCCACAATCGACGCGATCGTTTCCGCGCACTGCAGGCGTTCGCTTTGATCTCCATCTTCGTGTACGGAGCGGCGTTCGTCATGGGCGTGATCATGCTGTTCTGCTGCCGTTGGCTCCGCTGGGTCTGCCTTGCGCTCAACATTGTGGGTGCTGTCACCGTGCTCATTGTCTGGTTGGGCATAGCGGTGACTTTCTACAAGAGAGACGGCGAGAGGTGTCCCGGAATGAACACTGTCTCCACTTACGGTGCCGGgttcgctctcttcctgctGGCGTGGATTCTGAATATCGCCAACATCGTCATCTtactgctcctctctctatATGAGAACTCAAGTGAGACTGTCAGCACAGAGGAGCGCAAAAGTCAGCCGGGGGAGTAG